GGGAGGCAGTATGTCAGTATGCCCCTTTTTCACACTGTTGATTGAATGTGAGTGTGAGTTTTGGACATTTGTAGGTAATTAACAGCTTAACCTGAATTTTCAGAatcttttattcttattaattTCTTCATAAGTTAAAGTTCTTGCATTGACCTCCTGAGACACTGTGTGAACTTAGGAGgacattttggcttttctacAGCACAATAATAAATTCTGTTCTTAGAATTTTAGCGATGATTGTCCAAATTTCCATAAGTTTTAAAATGCTTGGGATGTCTGGAGAACTGGCTTTGAAGtttcaggattttcctttaaattttttaGGAATATTGTATATTTGGGAGAAGTTtgattttaagtttgtttttgttggagaGGGGGTAGTGtgctttaaacacattttggttCTTCCGCTGAAATTTTAGGTATTTATCTGTACATTTTAGGGAATTAGGAATTTGATTCAACACTGATGTAGGGAATTTCCTGATTTTTCtaggaatttatttgtaaactTGTATGAATTTGATCAGAAACTTGGAGGAACATGAAAACTTTCAgggattttcatggaaatttgagtGAAAATTTTATGGAGACCTTTAGGCTTACTTAGAGAAGTTCACTGAAATGATTTGAGGATATTTTTTGGGTATTTTTGagtgatttttgaattttcatggaaatgtttggtaatttctttgaaGTTTAGGGGaattaatgattattttttatgttttggaaaTCCCTTattgtttaaaagtgtttttttcaggattTCCAGAACTTCTAGTGGAAATTAAACTCAAATTTTAATAGCAGACAATATTAttgtgttgtaggaaagccagaatgtcctcaaaagtgtacacaggtctcaggaggttaatgcAAAAACTTTCACTGATAAAGGCATTTGTAGTTGTAATGTGGAGAAATTCACCTCAGTTTCTACCATTATTTCAGCATCTTTGGTGCTTCTTCAAATCAAGACGGTGTAAATAAGATCTCAGACACAGTTTGGAAATTAAGGGCTTTATATATCGtttccacatttattttattagaaAGTGTTACATACATGTCTGCCAACATCTGTCCACTGCATCCCAACACTGATTATAAACTgaagtgaaaaataacaaaatgtatTCCTCAAAAATTCTGTATTAAGGAATAgattttcagtcacattttcacACAACTGAAAAGGCCTTGCAATACGCTACTGACCATTTCTAACAATCTGAAAATCTGTACATTTATCTTGGGAGACCTATATTATTTACACTCATGATCAAGAGTTAACATTACAGATGTTATCCGAATGCTTTCACAAAAGTGTCTAAAAAACATTACTCTGAATTTCATGTGCACTGTCGAAGcttgatttttgtctttatgcTAATTCTTCAGTTTGGCAACTTAAAAAACGAACAGCAAAAAACAGTACTATCATTTtggaagaaaaggaaaatactGATACACAGtttaagaaaatacaaagtaaTTTGCTGTAGCTATGTTAAAAAGGTGCTCAGATAAACTGACTTCCAAGAAGCAGTTTGTTGTTGTTAGTCTCTGTTGGGAAGAGGTCCGGCAAGGTGGTGGTGCACACAGGCCTTTCCAGGACCACCACAGGTCTGAGGTACTGAAGCTGCTTAATGGCCAGGTCCCCACACCCAGCCAGAGCTTTGTCCAAGATGGACTTCAAGTTTTGGATCGACGTGAAGTCTCCAGTCAACGTGTGGGGCTTCAGCAGTGGGGAATGAGTGCGTTTGCTGCGGTTCTGAGAAATTCCCAGCTGTTTGTTCTCCTTCACAGAACAACTGCGTTTACAAGTCTCCTGTTTTTTCACTACcaccttgttttcttttggGGCTGTCTCTTGTATGAACCTCAGGAAAGAGGACTCGAACCCCATGGGTTTATAAGCGGTTATGTCAAAAGGGCGTGGAGAGGGACTACGTGGCAGAGGCTCTTTCAAGTTTGAAGGCTGTTCAGgaagttcattttttcttttcagtggtTGGCGGACGGGAGGAGTGGGTGATGGAGCGGACCCATTCAACATTTTACCACCATCCTTGGTGCTGGACGGGTCTTGGAAGTTCTCCTCAGCAGTGACGCGCAGTGAGCAAGGTGGAGAGAGGTCCACAGTTAAGGGACGAAGGAGAGGCTTGATTTGATCAAGGCTCAGTCTCTCCTCCTGTTTCTGGCTGTTTGGTGATGCTACAGCTGCGTCTTCGGTTTCGTGCTCGTCAGTGCTTGGTTCACCGTAAAGCACCTCATCTGCACCCACAAGGACACCATTTCTCTCAACAGGTGGTggctccttctcctcttcctgtGGGGGTACCGGCGGATCATTATTCTCCTCCTGAGGGTCTGTCTTTACGGAGTGTAAGCTCACGGGTGTCGGCTGCACCTCAGGGGCTTCAGGCTCTGCTTGATACTCCATTTTGTGAACCCCATTAGGAGCacatgctgctgtcacagttGGCCTGGCTGACTTCCTCTGAATCAGCTCTTCAAGCTGCTCAGCAGTAAAGATAAGCTTATCCTCGTTCTTTAGAATATCACCTTGACGCATGCGGTGAACCCTCAGGTAATGACGATGTAAGCTTCCCATGTAAGTGACCACAGAGTCACAGTCCTGAACCATGCAGGGGTAGGCCACACGCAGACATTTGTCCTGGCACATCTGAAGTGCTTCTTCATGAGATCTGTAGATGAAATGGTTGTAACCgtaatttttctgtttcttttccttTGCCAGCTCTCTGGCCTCGGCCTCCTCCTTGGTCAGGACCTTGGGGCGAGCAGGCACTTTAGGCTTGGGACTCGATGTCTCTGCCTCTGTGGTGGTTGACCCAGGCTCATCTTTTGTAGGACTCTGTGGGGCAACGATAAGCTTCTTTTGGCATCCGGTGATTGACTTTTTGTGAGTGCTCTGTAGACGTACCACCAGTGAATCATAGTACTCATAGTGACTataaagtgtgtgttttttaagtgCGTTGTCATGAGTGAACACTTTCGTGCAGCCCTCAAACTTGCACCTTATAAGCTCAGATGGTTGTGAGTGGCAGTCTCTGGTGTGTCGGACAAGACTGCTTTTAAGGTGGTAGATGGCAGCACAATTGGCAAAGTGACATTTGAACTGGGGTTGAGGTGCATCCAAGTTTGGAGGAGCCCTTCTTTTGGCAGGCTCTTTTTTGACTTCTGGGCATTGCTGGGAGTCGAAATCTTTCTCCAGCAAAAGCTGAGAACGATTGTAGTGATGCACCAACTGAAGATGGCGCACCAGGCCTCCCTGGGTGGAAAATGCAGCGTCACAGTTTTTTGCAACACAATGAAAGGGTTTACTGAATTTATCCAGTATGTAGCAGAGGTTACTTTTGGCTACCAGTCGCCTTGTACTTCTGACCTGTTGTTGGCCCCCATCCTCAGACTCACCCTTCTGCTGATCCCCCTCCCCTCTACACTCTATTTCGTCCCCTCCATCCTCCTCAGACGGAGAGTGATTGTCAATATTCTGTCCGTTTTCACTCACTATGGCTGAGTTTTTTGCCTCCTGTCTGGGTTCCAACTTTGGGAtcactttctttctctcttttgcaACAGGGTTGGTTAAGTGCTGAGAAGTTTTCTTTGTGGGGCTCTTGTTTCCTTCATTACGTACAGGTGCACAGCTTATTTTGTTCAAGAAGGACTCACTCAGGTTATGTACAGTGACATAGTGGGCcttcaaaacatgtttttctctgtgacTCTTGGAGCAAAAATGGCAAACGTAAGGTTTAAAAGATGTTGTTTTTAGAGAGGTTAACTTTTTCGCCTCTTTGACTGTGCGTCCATGCCTGGTGTTATAGTGTCGCAGTAAGCTGTAGCTCTGAGCAGTTCTGAAGCCACAGCTTTTAACCTGACAGAGATAAGGCTTAGCTGTGGCCAATGACTCAGCAAGGCATTCTTCCATAGCAGATCGTTGTTCAGTTTTGCCTTGAAACTTCTCAGGATTTGATGCTACCTTCTGAACAAATACCACAGCAGGCTTAGCCATGATCGCCTGATGAAGAGCGATTTGTGCTGCTTCGGGGTCAGGGGTGGGCTGAGGGGGATCACTTTCACTGTGTGAGGATGAAGCGTTCAGATCAAGTTTACCAAGCCTGATAACTAGTTCTATGAGAGCATCAccttttttgtgcaaatttgaAGACTTGGTTGCATTGTTTATTTGAAGAATTgatgcttttctttctttgacttCCTCTCCTTTTTTAGATGGGCCAGAGATCTCAGTTTTGTCCCCTTCCCcacagtctggttcagtttcaGTCTTTGTCCCTTTGGACTTTGAGCCCTGCTCTTTGTCATGTTTGTGTTCTTTGTTCTCCAGTTTGAGGTGTTCTGGATGGGCACACTTCAGATGCCTCTGCACATCTCTAGCTCTGGAGAAAGTCATACCACACTTCTCAAACCCACATGTGAACTTACTTCCATCAAAGCACACAGCTACCAAGGTCATTGTTGCCTTGGGCTCCTTGGTATCAGACGGTTGTGACGAGGGGGCAGAACTTGCAGATGATGCGTTTGGGACGTCTCCATTTACAACCTCTACAGTCTCATTTGACTTATTAACAGGTGCCGTCACCTCAATAACCCTCTTCTGCTTCAGAAGTTTTCGCCTGGCCTTCCTCTGAGCCTCGAAGTCTTCCTCAGAGAAGGTGATGTTGTGTGTGGATAAATGCTTAATGAACTCCTTTTTGGACAGATAGTATTTTTTACATTCAGGGCTAACGCAAGTGAACGCAGCATCTCTGAAGTGCTGTGCTTCATGGTGGTAGATCTGCCCCAGGTCTGAGTAAGTGATGAAGCAGCCTTTGAGCTCACACTGGTAGCTGAGGAGAAAGCcgtgagtgtgtttgtgcatgacCAGTTCATTAGAAGTGCTAAACTTGGCGCCACAGCCGATAACCACACACGTGTAAGGCTGATCGCCAAAGTGAACCCTTCGATGTTTGCGGTGATGGTAGGCTGAGACAAAATGGCGCCTACAGAAAACACACTTCTCCCTCTTGTCTCTCATCTGATGGAAGTATTTCACATTGTCGTCGCCTTTGTGGTCAGACTTCAAATGGACATACAAGTACTTTGAATGTTTAAAAACCCGGGTACACCCGGTTCCTGGACACAGATACTCATCCCGGTTCTGCAGGTTGAAGTGTTGCTCAATGTAATCAAACGTAACATACTCATCATCGTCTACTTTCTTCTCTTTGACTGTTTTAGCCTGCTCCACGATGTGGTGCAGCACGTCTGGATCATGAGTGGATTTGTAATACAGCATTAAAGAAGGGTCAATGGTGATCTCCCCTGGTTCGatatcatcctcctcttccatCTCTCTCTTCAACTCCTCTTTCTTTATATCCTTCTTTGGAGGTGCTCCTCTCTGAACGTGCTGTTTCATGTGAGGAACCAGATCCTTCCTGCTCTTAAACTCTTCCAAACACACCGGGCAGGGGTGTTGGCTGTCTGTAGCGTGTCTTTTGGAGTGGTGAACGATTTGAGTTTCAGTGACTGACCTCTTACAGATCTGACAGCGGAGCTTGACACTCTTTACCTCTGTTTCTACTTTTCTTTCTGGTAAAACAGAAGATGGCTTTTTATCCTGTGTCTCATGACCATCAAGACTTCCATTAATCTTCTGATGACATGATTCTACTTTCATGACGACTCCTTGAAGCTCCTGTTGTTTACTTTGTTCCGGTTTGTCCACAatcgcctcctcctcctccccttcaGACTCTGGCGTCAGCCCCAAAAGAGAGATGCAATGATACTTCAGCGTTTTCCAGTCCCAGAATTCGGGGTCAAAAGGCCAGTATGCTTTAAGTGCTAGCAGCAACTCACAGCGTAGCGAGTTCGGAATAATTTCACTTTCCTCATCATACTTTTGGTCTGGGCGTAAATAAAGCTCCTCAAGGCACCCGAAGGCCTCCTGGCTGGGGCCTAGCAGGAACTCTGTAAGCTGGCAGGCACGCAACACTTCAAGGTCATCCGAAAGAAGGCTGGATACCATCTTACAGACGGAGATCCTGTTTTCAGAGTCCTCCTGTTTTGGAAGTTGAAGGGCTTTGACGCACAGTTCTACTGAGGCAGGTACCCCAATTTCCTCTGCCTGGAAGGAGAAAGAGCaaacataaacattaaacaaaGTCACTGTTAAACCAAAGCATTATTCACacttgcacaaaactcctgacaATTTCCTGAATTTGCCCAGGTGCATTTTTCAGAGACATTATCCTCCTTGCAAGCCCCTTTGTATTTGCACACTTTCCAACAGTTTAAGCAGCTGTTAGAGAATATGCTGAATAAATCTGCCCACTGCTTCCCTAAAGCCGGGCATACACTGTGTGAATTTCATCcgattcagacacaaattttgagttACACAACTCGCATGGAAGTTGCACAGACTTTCAGTCAGATCATATGTCATATGTCGTGCAGTGCACAGTGGGATACAACAACAGACCACACCTGACTACGgcctgaccagctgctcctTACTGATTGTGTGGATTTCTGACGTTCCTCAACTTTGaggcattttttcctttgtaaattGTCAATGTCTTaaatcaccatgaaaacagcaggaaaaccTTTCTACTGTCTAACTTTCTACCCCACCCCCCATAAAGGAAatagacatgcaggaaatacgCCTACCTCGGACCTTCAGCTAACATGGATGGTGACGTGTGAGAAAGAGCAAGGACATGACTAGATATGACCGTGACAAAAGATttttgtcacagtctgtcctAACTTCACTTGGACAGTGTGAGCATTCATCCCATTCAAGGACCatatagtgtgagcacataTATCTTGCATGATGCTTGTGGGTCTTAAGCAATTCACTCGCACAGTATGAGCTGACTTTCCACCATGACTGTTAGAGATTTGgttgaaatcacacagtgtatatCTGGCTTTACCCTACCCCTTCCTCACCTTACAGgcaaactgcatgaaaatgtattGCTGTGAGTGTGAACAAGCAAGTCAGGAAATTTTTAGAGTATGTTGCAAAAGAGTTCCAAATACGCCAACACTACTGTTTAGGTAGCATGTAATTCCATTTCAGAGGCAATTAAAGTATTCTTATAAACAAGACAATTTAAAGAGGGAGTataatgcctttttttcaaggctttacaccatctctttgatacccacgtagtagtttcacatggtttacagctcaaaaaactcctcatgtttctcacactggcgtcctgaaaaaacccttattttaacctccgtctaaAACGCTTTGGACCTGTGTGGaccaatgtggctatgtttacatacttgtaaactttgaatgaaccggtccgactgagtaaaatatggccaattttgatatacagtgcttaacaaatttattagaccaccctaaccctaaccaaagtaaggtttatgccacagctgccctaaattaacagcattggtaattaccaaaatcattttttatgtttctgcaatggttaatacaccaatttgtagaagctctttaacccaaatgaaatttttaatgctaaaatataattattattgttatccatgaatttctagatttactgttttacaaaaaactaaaaaatagtaAGGCACACtaacatttcttgattaatatgtcaaattataattatttacatgcattcctgaacagaaaaatgagttttagtggttgaatgttatgcttgattaatttctgacttctcagagaagcccagtgagccagctcaaatgtGGGtgtattcagtttgaaattcctcattcctgttcaaaatggtaaaatgtggagagctcactgaaaatgaaagagtccgggttaaagcacttcatgatgctggatggtctttgagacaaatatgacaggtggtctaataaatttgttaagcactgtacgtcCGTATGTGTTAGACCCTGAGTCTGACCCTgttagtttggagagagagggggaagaaaaccagcagcagcgaaggatagagcaggacgtatctgtttgttaagtgtttaattactgtgttactaaatggctttgATAATGGTGGACTTATCCCTCGCCGCATTTAGCagtgtatttattcatctctgttcatcttttgggggcggtctgttccgctttgccggcagcatggacaaaccagtcaggagatcctattgtgatgacctcatcagttcgctccatcaaaatctcgtctcaggaagatctcggagagattcccagccaaccgttttcatcagtttacactctaattccaagatcactgccacatacgtttatcttgtgatttgaaaatttgcatacgtgaagtatggacacccaacattgtgactttatatttatgttttaaaaatcggaaaagtataataccccctctttaaagttTCCCATCCCAGAACTctgaacagcaaaaaaaaatgggtgtgaAGAGGAATGGTCACATTTCCAACTGTTCTTCAATGACTCAGTGACTTTCAAGAATACTTAGGAGGGTTGTAAATAATAGTAAGTCAATAGGAGCTTTATAACTCACAGTTCACTATAGGTCTGGttcaactggaaaaaaaaatacgaTGTCCTGCACGCACATTTTTGAGCTTCTcttgtttgttattttgaacTGGGAGTAGTGACACTTACAGTTTGTTCCctcatgttttatttgtaacTACCTGTGATAGTTGGAGCAGGCTGTAGCCCAGTGAACatttaacaaatttaaaaaaacagcaaaataaaacaagagcaataatatgaaatatttatatgaaaatatgtGCATCATGTGTAATATATTATATTCATGATTTGTAAAGTGTGCAGTCACATAGTTAAAGAAAAGCAGGTGTAGGAATTTATCATGTTAAACTACCACTTCTGTGAGACCAGAGACTGGTTTATGTGAACATGCAAAGGAATTTTGTGATGAGGCATGAGCACTTTGAATATTCAACTGAATCTGGGCTCTTTTACTACTTTCATTTTGCATGTAGCCTTTTATAATGTTGTTTTGACCCCCTCTTCTTTCACATCCAAAgggctttttttaaaacagcatgGCAAAACTGAGGAGAGGGATAGGAAGCCATGGGGTTTGTAGCACCGCATGCTCTGTTGCTAGTTTCTACTGCATAttacttttcttcttcatgtctcaTGTTGTGTctgcttttcttggttttttgTTTAGTAGCAATATGCACACAGTTAAGAGCACTACAACCACCTGGATTGGGGTGTGGATATTGTGTGGAGGCTGTGTGTATCAACCTGTTTCTCCATTCAAATGTATTCATCATCTGACTGCATGCACAGAACCGTGACATTTTGAGACAAATACAAATACCATTAGAACAAATATTACTAAAACAGGTAGCACTGTTCCTGACTACAGACTCACTTTCCAGTGTagtctttttcacattttctgtcaATTATTTTACAGCTGGTCAGGGATTCAAATGTCTgcagatttttaaatatattcagCAAAATTCATTGTCACTGGTCAGCTGTTGTACGGTTTGGAAGCTTAATGGACACATTTCCCCACATAGCTGATCAGTTATGAACTACATTAGCCTTGCTTAGATATCACTGAAGTAGTTTTCCATATTGAGTGGCTGAAACTGTGAACTTGAGAGAGCTGTTAACAGAAAAGCTGAATTTCACTGCAGAGCAGATGGGCCATATTGTCTGCATTTCCAGCCATCTGCTGCtcccttttatccatttttcatccTACTTTCTATCAGTAGCAAATAAAATAGAGATAAAATGCCacatttctcttattttcaaTATTGTTAAGAATGCTGTGAGGGTAGAACTCCTCGAGTCTTCTTTCACAGAAAATTACATGAGGAATAATCTGATTGAAAAGAAGCCCTATAGAaataaagcaccaaatcatttttaaacaggaCCACATGACCGCGGCACTCACCTCTGCCTGAATGACTCGGACCAGGAAAAGCAAATGTGAAACTGTTTTGGCAATGGCACCGAGCTGAAGGCATCGTTCCAGAAGAGACATCAACGATTGGTCGATCCTCCTCTGAAGTTTACTCCACAACAGAGTCAGCTCCCTTAAATGAAAAGTAAGAGCAAGAGAATAAACACTCTGATAACTACAGCAATGACAAACAAAAGCCATCTGAGATTAATCCATACATAATGAACAGCACAGAGAGACGACTCACCACGAGCAGTAAAggctctgctgctgaagctgctgTGTCAGGAAAGTTGTGCACAAGATGAAGGCCGTGTTCTCCTCCCCCTCATTCTCAAGATTACATGTGATCTCCAGAACATCCTTACAGTCGAGTCTGGATATCTGTTCAGGGAGTGGATATGATACTGAGTGCTCAAAGACAGCCCGGCAGACAACACATTCTCAGGGGTTATTCAGTTCTCAATTCTCAATCAAATGTGTAACACCACCAGTAATAATTCTCTCCTGACAATTCAGTATTTAAACCGTCTGTTCAATTCATCCAGACAGGGCATTTTATTAGGAAGTATTGTAAACCTACTGCTGGATTTATGACAGCAATAAAAAGGTGTTTGAGGGCAGACAGCTTTATAAATATCTGCAGggttataaaataaaaactgcacacACTGTCGGAGTCAAAGATAACAAACTCTTCTTATTAATGATTAAAACCGGGAGGGGAAAGAAATCAGAAACTCTTTTGTTCCTCGGTCATGTTATATCGTCACCCTGGCAAAGAAAAGGATTTaaacaataatgaaataaaactgttcACAGCACACCAAactaaatatttgaaaatgttggcatagcAGGAGTCTTAcactgaaagaaataaaaagacaacaCTGGTACTGGCGATCAGCAAAACCATTATTTTCACCATTATTACCATTGTTTACTGGTACTGGCTCCAATTTCAACATTTCTCTAGTTCTATTGTGTTTGCTCACAGcttcatctgttttattcattaattttggTTAACTTCAACTTCTCTGCATGTTCACTAATGAGATAAAATCTTGATTAAAACTTGTGGTAGCTTTTTACATGtgcaatttcatttttaataacagTTTTTACCCCAGGTGAGTCTGTTTTGAATCTTTTAAGTATCTAATGGC
This genomic window from Cheilinus undulatus linkage group 18, ASM1832078v1, whole genome shotgun sequence contains:
- the rlf gene encoding zinc finger protein Rlf, which produces MFRGLLKAASYCTAYAPWRRGKMAENNVEPEHEWNDRALDTAEDTLVAMETLLATLRAFEDVLRQQDISITSSTEYCDNFCQALMHYAGSRNSMEHGLPLLEVYCLSINCFAAARSHLTAESDRVALVLKRLALSCFELLLSVPENEIPYEAWVQFHQSVQIAHDTLLQYGSTDLQALLQITGEGGAWSNPVLTALLTGQPTNTEEVDAYISLEGEGFMEMRVKHLEKMGEVAKAVVLAKACTECSFISNQATFRQTYVSLLCHLLPNEEAIMEISRLDCKDVLEITCNLENEGEENTAFILCTTFLTQQLQQQSLYCSWELTLLWSKLQRRIDQSLMSLLERCLQLGAIAKTVSHLLFLVRVIQAEAEEIGVPASVELCVKALQLPKQEDSENRISVCKMVSSLLSDDLEVLRACQLTEFLLGPSQEAFGCLEELYLRPDQKYDEESEIIPNSLRCELLLALKAYWPFDPEFWDWKTLKYHCISLLGLTPESEGEEEEAIVDKPEQSKQQELQGVVMKVESCHQKINGSLDGHETQDKKPSSVLPERKVETEVKSVKLRCQICKRSVTETQIVHHSKRHATDSQHPCPVCLEEFKSRKDLVPHMKQHVQRGAPPKKDIKKEELKREMEEEDDIEPGEITIDPSLMLYYKSTHDPDVLHHIVEQAKTVKEKKVDDDEYVTFDYIEQHFNLQNRDEYLCPGTGCTRVFKHSKYLYVHLKSDHKGDDNVKYFHQMRDKREKCVFCRRHFVSAYHHRKHRRVHFGDQPYTCVVIGCGAKFSTSNELVMHKHTHGFLLSYQCELKGCFITYSDLGQIYHHEAQHFRDAAFTCVSPECKKYYLSKKEFIKHLSTHNITFSEEDFEAQRKARRKLLKQKRVIEVTAPVNKSNETVEVVNGDVPNASSASSAPSSQPSDTKEPKATMTLVAVCFDGSKFTCGFEKCGMTFSRARDVQRHLKCAHPEHLKLENKEHKHDKEQGSKSKGTKTETEPDCGEGDKTEISGPSKKGEEVKERKASILQINNATKSSNLHKKGDALIELVIRLGKLDLNASSSHSESDPPQPTPDPEAAQIALHQAIMAKPAVVFVQKVASNPEKFQGKTEQRSAMEECLAESLATAKPYLCQVKSCGFRTAQSYSLLRHYNTRHGRTVKEAKKLTSLKTTSFKPYVCHFCSKSHREKHVLKAHYVTVHNLSESFLNKISCAPVRNEGNKSPTKKTSQHLTNPVAKERKKVIPKLEPRQEAKNSAIVSENGQNIDNHSPSEEDGGDEIECRGEGDQQKGESEDGGQQQVRSTRRLVAKSNLCYILDKFSKPFHCVAKNCDAAFSTQGGLVRHLQLVHHYNRSQLLLEKDFDSQQCPEVKKEPAKRRAPPNLDAPQPQFKCHFANCAAIYHLKSSLVRHTRDCHSQPSELIRCKFEGCTKVFTHDNALKKHTLYSHYEYYDSLVVRLQSTHKKSITGCQKKLIVAPQSPTKDEPGSTTTEAETSSPKPKVPARPKVLTKEEAEARELAKEKKQKNYGYNHFIYRSHEEALQMCQDKCLRVAYPCMVQDCDSVVTYMGSLHRHYLRVHRMRQGDILKNEDKLIFTAEQLEELIQRKSARPTVTAACAPNGVHKMEYQAEPEAPEVQPTPVSLHSVKTDPQEENNDPPVPPQEEEKEPPPVERNGVLVGADEVLYGEPSTDEHETEDAAVASPNSQKQEERLSLDQIKPLLRPLTVDLSPPCSLRVTAEENFQDPSSTKDGGKMLNGSAPSPTPPVRQPLKRKNELPEQPSNLKEPLPRSPSPRPFDITAYKPMGFESSFLRFIQETAPKENKVVVKKQETCKRSCSVKENKQLGISQNRSKRTHSPLLKPHTLTGDFTSIQNLKSILDKALAGCGDLAIKQLQYLRPVVVLERPVCTTTLPDLFPTETNNNKLLLGSQFI